Proteins from one Aquila chrysaetos chrysaetos chromosome 5, bAquChr1.4, whole genome shotgun sequence genomic window:
- the MYOCD gene encoding myocardin isoform X4 produces the protein MNGVIKQDCSDHKSAPSGNEEEKAPKEKAASEVRDGTKLQPPPFAERKNVLQLRLQQRRTREQLADQGIMPPLKSPSAFHEQRKSLERAKTEDYLKHKIRSRPERSDLVNMHILQDSAAEGSIQSTQMKLKRARLADDLNEKIALRPGPLELVEKNIIPVDSAVKEAIKGTHVSFPKSADAFAFEEDSSNDGLSPEQARSEDSPGSTELAAGTKAPEPAPAAPAGAPQDHPHSADGHAPDPASGQGSQCDSPKQTAGQESPTLPVPSAVKSKSSSDSKNRHKKPKDTKPKVKKLKYHQYIPPDQKAEKSPPPMDSAYARLLQQQQLFLQLQILSQQQQQQQQQQQHFSYPGMHQGQLKQSNEQMVKSSNSSSTSANNTPLSPVKTTFSGQTCVSSIKPGPLPSNLDDLKVSELRQQLRIRGLPVSGTKTALMERLRPFQDCGSNAVPNFSEITTVTFPVTPTSTLSSYQSQSSTSMLSNGFYHFGSTSSTPPISPASSDLSVSGSLPDTFNDGPMSSPQFGLQPSPVHGSAEESLMSSMNGGSIQLELEGIDTEKDKMLVEKQKVINELTWKLQQEQRQVEELRMQLQKRKRSNGLEDKQQTAQHFFGVPIKQENAVSSCPFASKQTALKGQASSSDKLSNCGVPQLPHIVNSHCLEPAGQSTLTSSTFLSPQCSPQHSPLGTAKSPQHISLPPSPNSHYLLSVSPGSQAEGRSGSPQTNSCLRTASMTRSQQMDELLDVLIESGEMPANAKEDRSCLQKVPQITVSTGNSSASLPKSSAPFEQVSSAQLSFEHCPGSSDAHLEVLLNAHSPLGRVSEIALLKMGGEESHFEGMIEGFSGKAADELLTSQEILQTPLSPMETQLSPSPADSSGLQMSFTESPWETMEWLDLTPPSSATGFGSLTPVGPSIFNIDFLDVTDLNLNTSMDLHLQQW, from the exons tttTACAGCTACGGCTTCAGCAGAGAAGGACCCGTGAGCAGCTGGCAGACCAAGGCATCATGCCAC CACTGAAAAGCCCATCTGCATTCCATGAACAGCGAAAAAGTCTGGAGCGAGCCAAG ACTGAAGATTATCTCAAGCACAAGATCAGAAGCAGGCCTGAGCGATCAGACCTGGTCAATATGCACATTTTACAAG ACTCAGCTGCAGAAGGGTCCATTCAGTCTACTcaaatgaagctgaaaagagCCCGACTGGCAGATGATCTCAATGAAAAGATTGCTCTCAGGCCGGGTCCTTTGGAGCTGGTGGAGAAGAATATTATTCCTGTCGACTCAGCTGTGAAAGAGGCCATAAAAG GCACCCACGTCAGCTTCCCCAAGTCGGCCGATGCCTTCGCCTTCGAGGAGGACAGCAGCAACGACGGGCTGTCCCCGGAGCAGGCCAGGAGCGAGGACTCCCCGGGCTCCACCGAGCTGGCGGCGGGCACCAAGGCCCCGGAgccagcccccgccgcccctgccGGGGCACCCCAG GATCACCCCCACAGTGCTGATGGCCACGCACCGGACCCGGCCTCGGGGCAGGGCAGCCAGTGTGACAGCCCCAAGCagacagcagggcaggagagccCAACCCTCCCGGTGCCCTCTGCCGTGAAG TCCAAATCATCCAGTGATAGCAAGAACCGTCACAAAAAGCCCAAGGACACCAAACCCAAGGTGAAGAAGCTGAAGTATCACCAGTACATCCCTCCAGACCAGAAGGCAGAGAAGTCCCCTCCACCCATGGATTCTGCATATGCCAgactcctccagcagcagcagctcttcctgcagctccagatcctcagccagcagcagcagcagcagcaacagcagcagcagcacttcagCTACCCAGGGATGCACCAAGGCCAGCTAAA GCAATCAAATGAGCAAATGGTCAAAAGTTCAAATTCTTCATCAACTTCTGCCAACAACACCCCTCTTTCTCCTGTGAAAACCACCTTTTCAGGCCAGACTTGTGTCTCATCTATCAAGCCAGGCCCTCTGCCGTCTAACCTGGATGATCTGAAA GTATCAGAACTGAGACAGCAGCTCCGAATACGAGGCTTGCCTGTGTCGGGTACCAAAACAGCGCTGATGGAACGGCTGCGGCCCTTCCAGGATTGCGGCAGCAACGCAGTGCCAAACTTCAGTGAGATCACCACTGTCACCTTCCCCGTCACTCCGACAAGCACCCTTTCAAGTTACCAGTCGCAGTCCTCCACCAGCATGTTATCAAATGGCTTCTACCACTTTGGCAGCACCAGCTCCACCCCACCTATCTCTCCAGCCTCCTCCGACCTCTCTGTGAGTGGCTCTTTGCCAGACACATTCAACGACGGGCCCATGTCTTCTCCACAGTTTGGTCTCCAGCCATCTCCAGTTCATGGCAGTGCTGAAGAAAGCCTCATGAGCAGCATGAATGGAGGGAGCatccagctggagctggaagggaTTGACACAGAGAAAGACAAGATGTTGGTGGAGAAGCAGAAGGTCATCAATGAACTGACATGGAAGCTACAGCAAGAACAGAGGCAGGTGGAAGAGCTGCGAATGCAGCTCCAGAAGCGAAAGAGAAGCAATGGCCTTGAGGATAAGCAGCAGACTGCTCAGCATTTCTTTGGTGTCCCCATCAAGCAAGAAAATGCAGTGTCCAGCTGTCCATTTGCATCCAAACAAACTGCCTTGAAAGGCCAAGCCAGCAGCTCGGATAAGTTAAGTAACTGTGGGGTGCCGCAGCTGCCTCACATTGTAAATAGTCACTGCTTGGAGCCTGCAGGGCAAAGCACCCTCACCTCCTCAACATTCCTGAGCCCACAGTGCTCCCCCCAGCACTCTCCGCTCGGGACTGCAAAGAGCCCCCAGCACATCAGCCTGCCGCCATCCCCCAACAGCCACTATCTCCTCTCGGTGTCCCCCGGCTCACAGGCAGAAGGGCGCAGTGGGTCCCCGCAGACCAACAGTTGCCTTCGCACAGCATCG ATGACACGAAGTCAGCAGATGGACGAGCTCCTGGACGTGCTGATTGAGAGCGGAG AAATGCCAGCCAATGCCAAGGAAGATCGGTCCTGCCTCCAGAAAGTACCTCAGATAACGGTGTCTACAGGGAACTCCAGCGCTTCACTCCCGAAGTCATCTGCCCCATTCGAGCAGGTCTCCTCAGCCCAGCTTTCCTTTGAGCACTGTCCAGGCAGCAGCGATGCTCACCTTGAGGTCCTGCTGAATGCCCACAGCCCCCTGGGGAGAGTCAGTGAAATTGCGCTGCTGAAGATGGGGGGAGAAGAGTCCCACTTCGAAGGGATGATAGAGGGGTTCTCTGGCAAAGCTGCAGATGAACTGCTCACCTCCCAGGAGATTTTACAGACTCCTCTCTCACCCATGGAAACAcagctctccccttcccctgccgACAGCTCTGGTTTACAAATGAGTTTCACTGAGTCTCCGTGGGAAACAATGGAGTGGCTGGACCTaaccccccccagctctgccactggctTTGGCTCGCTCACCCCTGTGGGTCCTAGCATCTTCAACATTGATTTCCTAGATGTTACTGATCTCAATCTAAACACCAGCATGGACCTGCACCTGCAGCAGTGGTGA
- the MYOCD gene encoding myocardin isoform X6 has protein sequence MNGVIKQDCSDHKSAPSGNEEEKAPKEKAASEVRDGTKLQPPPFAERKNVLQLRLQQRRTREQLADQGIMPPLKSPSAFHEQRKSLERAKTEDYLKHKIRSRPERSDLVNMHILQDSAAEGSIQSTQMKLKRARLADDLNEKIALRPGPLELVEKNIIPVDSAVKEAIKGTHVSFPKSADAFAFEEDSSNDGLSPEQARSEDSPGSTELAAGTKAPEPAPAAPAGAPQDHPHSADGHAPDPASGQGSQCDSPKQTAGQESPTLPVPSAVKSKSSSDSKNRHKKPKDTKPKVKKLKYHQYIPPDQKAEKSPPPMDSAYARLLQQQQLFLQLQILSQQQQQQQQQQQHFSYPGMHQGQLKQSNEQMVKSSNSSSTSANNTPLSPVKTTFSGQTCVSSIKPGPLPSNLDDLKVSELRQQLRIRGLPVSGTKTALMERLRPFQDCGSNAVPNFSEITTVTFPVTPTSTLSSYQSQSSTSMLSNGFYHFGSTSSTPPISPASSDLSVSGSLPDTFNDGPMSSPQFGLQPSPVHGSAEESLMSSMNGGSIQLELEGIDTEKDKMLVEKQKVINELTWKLQQEQRQVEELRMQLQKRKRSNGLEDKQQTAQHFFGVPIKQENAVSSCPFASKQTALKGQASSSDKLSNCGVPQLPHIVNSHCLEPAGQSTLTSSTFLSPQCSPQHSPLGTAKSPQHISLPPSPNSHYLLSVSPGSQAEGRSGSPQTNSCLRTASKCQPMPRKIGPASRKYLR, from the exons tttTACAGCTACGGCTTCAGCAGAGAAGGACCCGTGAGCAGCTGGCAGACCAAGGCATCATGCCAC CACTGAAAAGCCCATCTGCATTCCATGAACAGCGAAAAAGTCTGGAGCGAGCCAAG ACTGAAGATTATCTCAAGCACAAGATCAGAAGCAGGCCTGAGCGATCAGACCTGGTCAATATGCACATTTTACAAG ACTCAGCTGCAGAAGGGTCCATTCAGTCTACTcaaatgaagctgaaaagagCCCGACTGGCAGATGATCTCAATGAAAAGATTGCTCTCAGGCCGGGTCCTTTGGAGCTGGTGGAGAAGAATATTATTCCTGTCGACTCAGCTGTGAAAGAGGCCATAAAAG GCACCCACGTCAGCTTCCCCAAGTCGGCCGATGCCTTCGCCTTCGAGGAGGACAGCAGCAACGACGGGCTGTCCCCGGAGCAGGCCAGGAGCGAGGACTCCCCGGGCTCCACCGAGCTGGCGGCGGGCACCAAGGCCCCGGAgccagcccccgccgcccctgccGGGGCACCCCAG GATCACCCCCACAGTGCTGATGGCCACGCACCGGACCCGGCCTCGGGGCAGGGCAGCCAGTGTGACAGCCCCAAGCagacagcagggcaggagagccCAACCCTCCCGGTGCCCTCTGCCGTGAAG TCCAAATCATCCAGTGATAGCAAGAACCGTCACAAAAAGCCCAAGGACACCAAACCCAAGGTGAAGAAGCTGAAGTATCACCAGTACATCCCTCCAGACCAGAAGGCAGAGAAGTCCCCTCCACCCATGGATTCTGCATATGCCAgactcctccagcagcagcagctcttcctgcagctccagatcctcagccagcagcagcagcagcagcaacagcagcagcagcacttcagCTACCCAGGGATGCACCAAGGCCAGCTAAA GCAATCAAATGAGCAAATGGTCAAAAGTTCAAATTCTTCATCAACTTCTGCCAACAACACCCCTCTTTCTCCTGTGAAAACCACCTTTTCAGGCCAGACTTGTGTCTCATCTATCAAGCCAGGCCCTCTGCCGTCTAACCTGGATGATCTGAAA GTATCAGAACTGAGACAGCAGCTCCGAATACGAGGCTTGCCTGTGTCGGGTACCAAAACAGCGCTGATGGAACGGCTGCGGCCCTTCCAGGATTGCGGCAGCAACGCAGTGCCAAACTTCAGTGAGATCACCACTGTCACCTTCCCCGTCACTCCGACAAGCACCCTTTCAAGTTACCAGTCGCAGTCCTCCACCAGCATGTTATCAAATGGCTTCTACCACTTTGGCAGCACCAGCTCCACCCCACCTATCTCTCCAGCCTCCTCCGACCTCTCTGTGAGTGGCTCTTTGCCAGACACATTCAACGACGGGCCCATGTCTTCTCCACAGTTTGGTCTCCAGCCATCTCCAGTTCATGGCAGTGCTGAAGAAAGCCTCATGAGCAGCATGAATGGAGGGAGCatccagctggagctggaagggaTTGACACAGAGAAAGACAAGATGTTGGTGGAGAAGCAGAAGGTCATCAATGAACTGACATGGAAGCTACAGCAAGAACAGAGGCAGGTGGAAGAGCTGCGAATGCAGCTCCAGAAGCGAAAGAGAAGCAATGGCCTTGAGGATAAGCAGCAGACTGCTCAGCATTTCTTTGGTGTCCCCATCAAGCAAGAAAATGCAGTGTCCAGCTGTCCATTTGCATCCAAACAAACTGCCTTGAAAGGCCAAGCCAGCAGCTCGGATAAGTTAAGTAACTGTGGGGTGCCGCAGCTGCCTCACATTGTAAATAGTCACTGCTTGGAGCCTGCAGGGCAAAGCACCCTCACCTCCTCAACATTCCTGAGCCCACAGTGCTCCCCCCAGCACTCTCCGCTCGGGACTGCAAAGAGCCCCCAGCACATCAGCCTGCCGCCATCCCCCAACAGCCACTATCTCCTCTCGGTGTCCCCCGGCTCACAGGCAGAAGGGCGCAGTGGGTCCCCGCAGACCAACAGTTGCCTTCGCACAGCATCG AAATGCCAGCCAATGCCAAGGAAGATCGGTCCTGCCTCCAGAAAGTACCTCAGATAA